In Populus alba chromosome 1, ASM523922v2, whole genome shotgun sequence, a single window of DNA contains:
- the LOC118058615 gene encoding LOW QUALITY PROTEIN: ubiquitin carboxyl-terminal hydrolase 14-like (The sequence of the model RefSeq protein was modified relative to this genomic sequence to represent the inferred CDS: deleted 1 base in 1 codon), whose protein sequence is MDLLRSNLSRVRIPEPTNRIYKQECCVSFETPRSEGGLFVDMTTFLAFGKDYVGWNYEKTGNPVYLHIKQTRKVVPEDRPLKKPTLLAIGVEGGFDNTEPEYEENHNIVILPDYVTLPFPSVELPEKVRLAVDAIIMAEGAERKEQLAAWIAADKKQVSAYAMSLPQIDNGVVIPPSRWKCAKCDKKDNLWLNLTDGMILCGRKNWDGTGGNNHAIEHYKETSYPLAVKLGTITADLEAADVFSYPEDDSVVDPLLAQHLAFFGIDFSALQKTEMTTAERELDQNTNYDWNRIQESGQDVEPIFGPGYTGLVNLGNSCYMAATMQVVFSTRSFNSRFYINQSLKMAFEMAPADPTVDLNMQLTKLAHGMLSGKYSVPALENDDKANAITSTSNEGIPPRMFKAVIAASHPEFSSMRQQDALEFFLHFLDQVERVNGGKPALDPSRSFKFGIEERILCPSGKVGFNRRLDYILSLNIPLHEASNKEELEAFSKLKAEKTSEGKDLSSDEIVRPRVPLEACLANFSAPEEIQDYYSTALKAKTTALKIAGLTSFPDYLVLHMRKFVLEEGWVPKKLDVYIDVPDIIDISYMRSKGLQPGEELLPDDVPEAEVESNMPLANEDIVSQLVSMGFNYLHCQKAAINSSNAGVEEAMNWLLSHMDDPDIDAPVSQGAHGNEVMDQLKVDTLLSFGFQEEIARKALKASGGDIEKATDWIFNNPDASVSSDMETSTSSSKPAPDDTELPDGGGKYKLFGIVSHMGTSTHCGHYVAHILKDGRWAIFNDSKVAVSVNLPKDMGYLYFFERLDS, encoded by the exons ATGGACCTGCTCCGATCAAATCTCTCACGGGTTCGGATCCCCGAACCAACTAATCGCATCTACAAGCAGGAGTGCTGCGTCTCTTTCGAAACTCCg AGGTCTGAAGGCGGGTTGTTTGTCGACATGACTACGTTTCTTGCTTTTGGGAAAGATTATGTGGGTTGGAATTATGAGAAGACTGGAAACCCGGTTTATTTACACATAAAGCAAACAAGGAAGGTGGTCCCTGAAGATAGGCCTTTGAAGAAACCAACTCTTTTGGCTATAG gTGTCGAAGGGGGATTTGACAACACTGAACCTGAATATGAAGAAAATCACAATATAGTGATATTACCTGATTATGTTACTTTACCATTCCCTTCAGTGGAGTTGCCAGAGAAG GTGAGGTTGGCAGTTGATGCTATCATAATGGCTGAAGGTGCTGAGAGGAAAGAGCAACTTGCTGCCTGGATAGCTGCTGACAAGAAGCAAGTTAGTGCATATGCAATGAGTTTACCACAGATTGACAATGGTGTTGTTATTCCACCATCCAGGTGGAAATGTGCCAAGTGTGACAAAAAAGATAATTTGTGGCTGAATCTTACTGATGGAATGATTCTTTGTGGGAGA AAAAATTGGGATGGAACTGGAGGCAACAACCATGCCATTGAACATTACAAGGAGACAAGCTACCCTCTTGCTGTGAAGCTTGGGACAATTACTGCTGATCTCGAAGCAGCAG ATGTTTTCTCTTATCCAGAGGACGATAGTGTTGTGGACCCACTTTTAGCACAACACCTGGCATTTTTTGGCATTGATTTTTCAGCCTTACAAAAG ACTGAAATGACAACTGCTGAGAGGGAACTTGACCAGAACACCAACTATGATTGGAACCGAATTCAAGAAAGTGGACAGGATGTGGAACCCATTTTTGGACCAGGTTATACAGGACTTGTGAATCTTGGAAACAG CTGCTACATGGCTGCAACGATGCAAGTTGTGTTTTCAACTCGGTCCTTCAATTCACG ATTCTACATTAACCAAAGCTTGAAAATGGCATTTGAGATGGCTCCTGCTGATCCAACTGTAGACTTGAATATGCAGCT TACAAAGCTGGCACATGGTATGCTTTCTGGAAAGTACTCGGTTCCAGCACTGGAG AATGATGATAAAGCTAATGCCATTACCTCAACAAGCAAT GAAGGTATACCCCCTCGTATGTTCAAAGCAGTTATTGCTGCCAGCCATCCTGAGTTTTCTTCTATGAGGCAACAG GATGCATTGGAATTCTTCCTACACTTTCTTGACCAAGTTGAACGTGTTAATGGTGGGAAACCTGCATTGGATCCTTCAAGAAGCTTCAAGTTTGGAATTGAAGAACGTATCTTGTGTCCATCTGGAAAAGTTGGGTTCAATAGAAGGCTTGACTATATTCTTTCTTTGAATATTCCACTACATGAAGCTAGTAATAAAG AAGAACTGGAAGCCTTCAGCAAATTGAAAGCAGAAAAGACTTCTGAAGGAAAGGATTT GTCCAGTGATGAAATTGTACGTCCAAGGGTTCCCCTAGAAGCATGTCTAGCTAATTTTTCAGCCCCAGAGGAGATACAAGATTATTATAGCACTGCCTTGAAGGCCAAGACAACAGCACTGAA GATTGCTGGTCTAACTTCATTCCCTGATTATTTGGTGCTGCACATGCGGAAATTTGTTTTGGAGGAAGGCTGGGTGCCAAAAAAGCTTG ATGTCTACATAGATGTTCCTGATATCATAGACATTAGCTACATGCGAAGCAAAGGCCTTCAACCAGGGGAGGAGTTGTTACCAGATGATG TCCCTGAGGCAGAGGTGGAATCAAATATGCCTTTGGCCAACGAGGATATTGTTTCCCAGCTTGTCTCCATGGGTTTCAACTATCTTCATTGCCAGAAAGCTGctataaattcatcaaatgcTGGAGTAGAAGAGGCTATGAATTGGTTACTTTCTCACATGGATGACCCAG ATATAGATGCTCCTGTTTCCCAGGGCGCACATGGTAATGAAGTCATGGATCAATTGAAAGTTGATACTTTACTCTCATTTGGTTTTCAAGAAGAAATTGCTCGGAAGGCACTGAAGGCTTCG GGTGGTGACATTGAAAAGGCCACTGATTGGATATTCAACAATCCTGATGCTTCTGTTTCATCTGACATGGAAACTTCCACATCAAGCTCTAAACCTGCTCCAGATGATACTGAGCTGCCTGATGGTGGAGGGA AATACAAACTTTTTGGGATAGTGAGCCACATGGGAACCTCCACCCACTGTGGACACTACGTTGCTCACATACTGAAAGATGGCAGATGGGCAATCTTCAATGACAGCAAGGTTGCAGTCTCCGTAAACCTCCCCAAGGACATGGGATATTTGTACTTCTTTGAGAGGCTTGACAGCTGA
- the LOC118058579 gene encoding uncharacterized protein — translation MQSTKTRKTNSNTDQNRKNKNKNKFLLCFGPVVMDGLERQGLEEGGGRYGGGDPVLKCVKLEHKDGEVFPQIFPTNLPSSSKESTAYPEKKGHKKNISRLLKAILFETSLAKKIKKRELLQKLKQSEKVEKESNPEKNSVDSKNKEFAKKDDDGVNISNSNMIGSSHSSLWSSSSSSLSLDSKSLSDTSRLFRSNSSEFKLKQDNMQGNGKGHTSTIGLCLVLVSLMVLVLWGKVCAILCTSTWLFLVPRCSKARNNSSQKILDYEGIDSKEYKKMIIMEGLLERNRNHAL, via the exons ATGCAGTCGACCAAGACCAGAAAAACCAACAGCAACACTgatcaaaacagaaaaaacaagaacaaaaacaagttCTTGTTGTGTTTTGGACCAGTGGTTATGGACGGTCTAGAGCGACAAGGCCTTGAAGAGGGCGGGGGCCGCTATGGCGGCGGAGATCCAGTTCTTAAGTGTGTCAAGTTGGAGCACAAAGACGGAGAAGTTTTCCCTCAGATATTTCCCACCAACTTACCATCGTCAAGCAAGGAATCGACTGCTTACCCGGAAAAGAAAGGTCACAAGAAGAATATTTCTCGCTTATTGAAGGCAATTTTGTTCGAGACATCACTG GCCAAGAAGATCAAGAAAAGGGAACTTTTGCAAAAGTTGAAACAGTCAGAAAAGGTTGAGAAAGAATCAAACCCAGAAAAAAACTCGGTAGATTCCAAGAATAAAGAATTTGCCAAGAAAGATGATGACGGGGTAAATATCTCCAACAGCAACATGATTGGCTCTTCACATTCTTCTTTATGGTCCTCGAGTTCTTCATCGCTTTCTTTAGATTCAAAGTCATTATCTGATACAAGCCGGTTATTTCGATCAAATTCATCCGAATTTAAACTGAAGCAGGACAATATGCAAGGGAATGGAAAAGGGCATACTTCTACTATTGGTCTGTGTTTGGTTCTTGTAAGTCTCATGGTTTTGGTCTTATGGGGCAAGGTATGTGCTATATTATGCACCTCAACATGGCTTTTCTTGGTGCCTCGTTGTTCGAAAGCCAGGAACAACTCATCGCAAAAGATACTTGATTATGAAGGGATTGATTCAAAAGAGTACAAGAAGATGATTATTATGGAGGGGTTGCTGGAAAGGAACCGTAATCATGCTCTTTAA